In the genome of Mycobacterium kansasii ATCC 12478, one region contains:
- a CDS encoding MFS transporter yields the protein MTADTRTVAPAAGPWTPRIAAQLAVLAAAAFTYVTAEILPVGALSAIARNLNISIVLVGTLLSWYALVAALTTVPLVRWTAHWPRRRTLVVALVCLTVSQLISALAPNFAVLAAGRVLCAVTHGLLWSVIAPIATRLVPASHAGRATTSIYVGTSLALVVGSPLTAVMSLMWGWRLAAVCVTVAAAVVTVAARLLLPELVLSADQLQHVGPRSRHHRNRALIIVSLITMIGVTGHFVSYTYIVVVIRQVVGVHGPSQAWLLAAYGVAGVIAVALVARPLDRRPKGAVIFCVAGLTVAFVVLTGLAFGGDRAPVTTLVVGTGAIVLWGAAATAVSPMLQSAAMRSGADDPDGASGLYVTAFQLGIMAGSLAGGLLYERSVALMLTASAILMGVALVAVSAVRRVFEAADDAASNTGRATSHPN from the coding sequence CGCGGCCTTCACTTATGTCACCGCGGAGATCCTGCCGGTGGGTGCCCTGTCGGCGATTGCCCGGAACCTGAACATCAGCATCGTCCTGGTGGGGACCCTGTTGTCCTGGTATGCCCTGGTCGCGGCTCTGACGACGGTTCCGTTGGTGCGCTGGACGGCGCACTGGCCGCGTCGCCGGACCCTGGTGGTTGCCCTGGTTTGTCTGACCGTTTCCCAGCTGATCTCGGCGCTGGCGCCCAACTTCGCGGTGTTGGCCGCCGGGCGGGTGCTCTGTGCGGTCACCCACGGTCTGCTGTGGTCGGTGATCGCCCCGATCGCCACCCGCCTGGTGCCGGCCAGCCACGCCGGACGCGCCACCACCTCGATCTACGTCGGAACCAGCCTGGCGCTGGTGGTGGGCAGTCCCCTGACGGCCGTCATGAGCCTGATGTGGGGCTGGCGGCTGGCAGCGGTGTGCGTGACCGTTGCGGCTGCCGTCGTGACCGTGGCGGCCCGGCTGCTGTTGCCCGAACTCGTGCTCAGCGCGGACCAGCTACAGCACGTGGGTCCGCGATCGCGCCACCACCGCAATCGGGCGCTGATAATCGTCAGCCTGATCACCATGATCGGCGTCACCGGCCATTTCGTCTCGTACACCTACATCGTGGTGGTCATCCGGCAAGTCGTCGGGGTGCACGGGCCGAGCCAGGCGTGGCTGCTGGCGGCCTACGGTGTCGCCGGAGTGATCGCGGTGGCTCTGGTGGCGCGCCCGCTGGACCGCCGGCCGAAGGGCGCGGTGATTTTCTGTGTCGCCGGCCTGACCGTTGCATTCGTCGTGCTGACGGGGCTGGCTTTCGGCGGTGACCGCGCGCCGGTGACGACGTTGGTCGTCGGGACCGGGGCGATCGTGCTGTGGGGAGCGGCGGCCACCGCCGTGTCGCCGATGCTGCAATCCGCGGCGATGCGCAGCGGGGCAGACGACCCCGACGGGGCATCCGGGCTGTATGTGACGGCGTTTCAGCTGGGGATCATGGCCGGCTCGCTGGCGGGTGGATTGCTGTACGAGCGGAGTGTGGCGTTGATGCTCACCGCATCGGCGATCTTGATGGGTGTCGCGCTGGTGGCGGTATCGGCGGTCCGGCGTGTCTTCGAGGCCGCGGATGACGCGGCTTCCAACACCGGCAGGGCAACTTCACACCCTAACTAA